Proteins encoded in a region of the Dasypus novemcinctus isolate mDasNov1 chromosome 24, mDasNov1.1.hap2, whole genome shotgun sequence genome:
- the ANGPT4 gene encoding angiopoietin-4, with protein sequence MLLGSLLVVVASLTAGQRRGQELGGRRRAHRVQHGQCSYTFVLPEPEPCPPEPEAFGGSNSLQRDSPAATLHLGDWPAQRMRQLEKVLENNTQWLQKLERYIQMNLRSELVQAQQYMVQNQTATMLELGTSLLNQTTAQTLKLTDVEAQVLNQTTRMETQLLQTSLSTNKLEKQLLLQGHELHQLQGLNSALETRVQALETQQQAELAHLRGEKERLRRLLGRQSGALAGLERSLRAASSNSSLLQRQQRQLLESVQRLVRVVAQGPASVKAAEQVFQDCAEIQRFGANVSGIYTIHVANVTEPRKVFCDMEASGGGWTLIQRRENGSVNFQRNWKDYKQGFGDPAGEHWLGNEVVHQLTSRVAYSLRVELQDWDGNEAYAQYEHFQLGGEGQLYRLSLSGYSGSAGRQSSLVLQGTNFSTRDADNDNCLCKCAQMLSGGWWFDACGLSNLNGIYYPARHHARKLNGIRWHYFQGPSYSLRATRMMVRPAGV encoded by the exons AGCCCTGCCCGCCGGAGCCTGAGGCCTTCGGGGGCTCCAACAGCCTGCAGAGGGACTCGCCGGCCGCcacgctgcacctgggggactggcCGGCCCAGCGCATGCGACAGCTGGAGAAGGTGCTGGAGAACAACACGCAGTGGCTACAGAAG CTAGAGAGGTACATCCAGATGAACTTGAGGTCGGAGCTGGTGCAGGCCCAGCAGTACATGGTCCAGAACCAGACGGCCACCATGCTCGAGCTGGGCACCAGCCTCTTGAACCAGACCACCGCCCAGACCCTCAAGCTGACCGACGTGGAGGCTCAG GTCCTGAACCAGACGACACGAATGGAGACCCAGCTGCTGCAGACCTCGCTGTCCACCAACAAGCTGGAGaagcagctgctgctgcagggCCACGAGCTCCACCAGCTGCAGGGCCTCAACAG CGCTCTGGAGACGCGGGTGCAGGCCCTGGAGACGCAGCAGCAGGCCGAGCTGGCTCACCTCCGCGGCGAGAAGGAGAGGCTGCGGCGCCTGCTGGGCCGCCAGAGCGGCGCCCTCGCGGGCCTGGAGCGCAGCCTGCGCGCCGCCAGCAGCAACTCCAGCCTCCTGCAGCGCCAGCAGCGCCAGCTGCTCGAGTCGGTGCAGCGCCTGGTGCGCGTCGTGGCCCAGGGCCCGG CCTCTGTGAAGGCAGCTGAGCAGGTGTTTCAGGACTGCGCGGAGATTCAGCGCTTCGGGGCCAATGTCAGCGGCATCTACACCATCCACGTGGCCAACGTGACAGAACCCAGGAAG GTGTTCTGTGATATGGAGGCCAGTGGAGGCGGGTGGACCCTCATCCAGCGCCGTGAGAACGGCAGTGTGAATTTCCAGCGGAACTGGAAAGATTACAAACAG GGCTTCGGTGACCCAGCCGGAGAGCACTGGCTGGGCAATGAGGTGGTGCACCAGCTCACCAGCCGTGTGGCCTACTCTCTGCGCGTGGAGCTGCAAGACTGGGACGGCAACGAGGCCTACGCCCAGTATGAGCATTTCCAACTGGGCGGCGAGGGGCAGCTGTACAG GCTTTCCCTGAGCGGGTACAGCGGCTCAGCAGGGCGGCAGAGCAGCCTGGTGCTGCagggcaccaacttcagcaccCGCGACGCCGACAACGACAACTGCCTCTGCAAGTGCGCCCAGATGCTGTCCGGAG GGTGGTGGTTCGACGCCTGCGGCCTCTCCAACCTCAATGGCATCTACTACCCGGCTCGCCACCACGCGCGCAAGCTCAACGGCATCCGCTGGCACTACTTCCAGGGCCCCAGCTACTCGCTGCGCGCCACCCGCATGATGGTGCGGCCCGCGGGTGTCTAG